From a single Nissabacter sp. SGAir0207 genomic region:
- the glgB gene encoding 1,4-alpha-glucan branching enzyme — protein sequence MSVLPDQHVINKIIAGHYTDPFSLLGMHKVAAGLEVRALLPEATDVWVIDAQSNRKVVNLHRRDERGFFVGLLPRRKNAFHYQLQVTWGDETVVIEDPYRFGPLLQDLDIWLLSEGTHLRPYERLGAHPTTLDGIEGVSFAVWAPNAVRVSVVGEFNFWDGRRHPMRLRRENGIWELFLPNVKPGQLYKYEIIDCHSHVRLKADPYAFEAQMRPETASRVSKLPASVPRNAARQRANDFDQPISIYEVHLGSWRRHTDNNFWLSYGELAEQLVSYVKEMGFTHIELLPINEHPFDGSWGYQPLGMYAPTRRYGSPDEFRAFIEKAHEAGINVILDWVPGHFPSDDHGLASFDGTSLYEYADPREGYHQDWNTLIYNYGRHEVRNFLAGNAFYWVERYGIDALRVDAVASMIYRDYSRAEGQWVPNYYGGRENLEAIAFLRYTNETLGKALPGAVTLAEESTDYPGVTNPPDAGGLGFHYKWNLGWMHDTLNYMKLDPVHRKYHHDQLTFGMLYAYTENFVLPISHDEVVHGKGSMLDRMPGDAWQKFANLRAYYGFMWAHPGKKLLFMGCEFAQGREWDFNQSLDWHLLEGHDGWHSGVQRLVRDLNHTYQQQTALYELDYQPQGFEWLVVDDHENSVYAFARRDRAGNELIAISNFTPVPRYGYRIGIDRPGRYREVINTDSHFYRGSNVGNEGVIESREEGSHHRPHSLQVTIPPLATLYLVREGA from the coding sequence ATGTCAGTTCTTCCCGATCAACATGTGATCAACAAGATTATTGCCGGGCACTATACCGACCCCTTTTCGCTGCTGGGAATGCATAAAGTTGCGGCCGGGTTGGAAGTCCGGGCACTGTTGCCGGAGGCAACGGATGTATGGGTGATTGATGCCCAGAGCAACCGGAAAGTGGTCAACCTGCATCGCCGGGATGAACGTGGTTTTTTTGTCGGGCTGCTGCCGCGGCGAAAGAATGCTTTCCACTACCAGCTTCAGGTCACCTGGGGTGACGAGACGGTAGTGATTGAAGACCCCTACCGCTTTGGCCCGCTGTTGCAGGATCTCGATATCTGGCTGCTCTCCGAGGGCACCCACCTGCGCCCCTATGAGCGGCTCGGCGCGCACCCCACCACGCTGGATGGCATCGAGGGCGTCAGCTTTGCGGTCTGGGCACCCAACGCGGTGCGGGTCTCGGTGGTGGGCGAGTTCAACTTCTGGGATGGCCGCCGCCACCCGATGCGCCTGCGCCGGGAGAATGGCATCTGGGAGCTGTTCCTGCCGAACGTGAAACCCGGCCAACTCTACAAGTATGAGATCATCGACTGCCACAGCCATGTGCGGCTGAAGGCCGACCCCTATGCCTTCGAGGCGCAGATGCGCCCGGAGACCGCCTCACGCGTCAGCAAGCTGCCAGCCTCGGTGCCGCGCAACGCCGCCCGCCAGCGCGCCAATGACTTCGACCAGCCTATCTCCATCTACGAGGTGCACCTCGGCTCCTGGCGTCGCCACACCGACAATAATTTCTGGCTGAGCTACGGCGAACTGGCCGAGCAGCTGGTCAGCTACGTCAAAGAGATGGGCTTCACCCACATCGAGCTACTGCCGATCAATGAGCACCCGTTTGATGGTAGCTGGGGCTACCAGCCGCTTGGCATGTATGCGCCGACGCGCCGCTACGGCTCGCCGGATGAGTTCCGCGCCTTCATTGAAAAAGCGCATGAGGCGGGCATCAACGTCATCCTCGACTGGGTGCCGGGCCACTTCCCAAGTGATGACCACGGGCTGGCGAGTTTTGATGGCACCTCGCTCTATGAGTATGCCGACCCGCGCGAGGGCTACCACCAAGACTGGAACACCCTGATCTACAACTATGGCCGCCACGAGGTGCGCAACTTCCTCGCTGGCAACGCCTTCTATTGGGTGGAGCGCTACGGCATCGACGCCCTGCGGGTGGATGCGGTGGCCTCGATGATCTACCGCGACTACAGCCGCGCCGAGGGGCAGTGGGTGCCGAACTACTACGGCGGCCGCGAGAACCTGGAGGCGATCGCCTTCCTGCGCTACACCAATGAGACGCTCGGCAAAGCCCTGCCGGGCGCGGTGACGCTGGCGGAGGAGTCCACCGACTACCCCGGCGTCACTAACCCGCCAGACGCTGGCGGCCTCGGTTTCCACTACAAGTGGAACCTCGGCTGGATGCACGACACCCTGAACTACATGAAGCTCGATCCGGTGCACCGCAAGTACCACCACGACCAGCTCACCTTCGGTATGCTCTACGCCTACACCGAAAACTTTGTGCTGCCCATCTCCCATGATGAAGTGGTGCACGGCAAAGGCTCGATGCTCGACCGGATGCCGGGCGATGCGTGGCAGAAGTTCGCCAACCTGCGTGCCTACTACGGCTTTATGTGGGCGCACCCCGGCAAGAAGCTGCTGTTCATGGGCTGCGAGTTCGCGCAGGGGCGCGAATGGGACTTCAACCAGAGCCTCGACTGGCATCTGCTGGAAGGGCACGACGGCTGGCACAGCGGCGTGCAGCGGCTGGTGCGCGACCTGAACCACACCTACCAGCAGCAGACGGCGCTGTATGAGCTGGACTACCAGCCGCAGGGCTTCGAGTGGCTGGTGGTGGATGACCATGAGAACTCGGTCTACGCCTTCGCCCGCCGCGACCGCGCTGGCAATGAGCTGATCGCCATCAGCAACTTTACCCCAGTGCCGCGCTACGGCTACCGCATCGGCATCGACCGGCCGGGCCGCTACCGCGAGGTGATCAACACTGACTCCCACTTCTACCGCGGCAGCAATGTCGGCAATGAGGGGGTGATTGAGAGCCGCGAAGAGGGCAGCCACCACCGGCCGCACTCGTTGCAAGTGACGATACCGCCGCTGGCGACCCTCTATCTGGTGAGGGAGGGCGCATGA
- the glgX gene encoding glycogen debranching protein GlgX, producing the protein MTELGQGTSTPPGAQADAHGINFSVFSAHATRIELCLFDDDGNEQRLPLPGRTGNWWHGFLPDGRPGLRYGFRAHGPYDPQNGHRFNPNKLLVDPCAHWVEGDVPDDPRLYGGGDQPDSQESAAVAPKSVVVSLEYDWEDDAPPRTPWGQTVIYEAHVRGLTKRHPAIPEAQRGTYAALAHPAMLEHLTSLGITALELLPIQHFADEPRLQREGLSNYWGYNPLALYALEPTYASQPTPQAAMDEFRDAVKTLHRHGIEVILDIVFNHTAEIDLTGPTLSLRGLDNRSYYWLHGNGDYDNMTGCGNTVRLVDEEVVAWAIGCMRHWLEEYHIDGFRFDLAPVMGRTPAFAPDAPLLKAMLADPVISQCKLIAEPWDIGLGGYQLGHFPAPFGEWNDHFRDDMRRFWLQGHLPLGRFATRFAGSSDLFGHDGRRPAASINMLTAHDGFTLQDTVSFNHKHNQSNGEHNRDGASENYSNNHGHEGLDADEEVRARRRRSQQALLTTLLLAHGTPMLLAGDEQGQSQQGNNNAYCQDNELTWLNWADADASLTAFTAALLRLRRQIPALSRESWWEDAGDDVQWLNGQGQPMTVQRWERGPQQHLQILLSRRWLVVINASERADDVPLPPGLWVAVDPFNQDENRPEHGLWHAPARAACVFVRE; encoded by the coding sequence ATGACGGAGTTGGGGCAGGGAACATCCACACCGCCAGGCGCACAGGCCGATGCCCACGGCATCAATTTCAGCGTCTTTTCCGCCCATGCCACGCGCATCGAACTCTGCCTGTTCGATGACGACGGCAACGAGCAGCGTCTGCCGCTGCCGGGGCGCACCGGCAACTGGTGGCATGGCTTCCTGCCCGATGGCCGGCCGGGGCTGCGCTATGGCTTCCGCGCCCACGGGCCGTATGACCCGCAGAACGGCCATCGCTTCAACCCAAACAAACTGCTGGTTGACCCCTGCGCGCACTGGGTAGAGGGCGACGTGCCCGACGACCCGCGCCTGTATGGCGGTGGCGACCAGCCCGATTCGCAGGAGAGCGCCGCCGTCGCGCCCAAGAGCGTGGTGGTCTCCCTGGAATATGACTGGGAGGATGACGCCCCGCCGCGCACCCCCTGGGGCCAGACGGTGATCTATGAGGCCCATGTACGCGGGCTGACCAAGCGGCACCCGGCGATCCCGGAGGCGCAGCGCGGTACCTATGCGGCGCTCGCCCACCCGGCGATGCTGGAGCATCTCACCTCGCTTGGTATCACCGCGCTGGAGCTACTGCCGATCCAGCACTTCGCCGACGAGCCGCGTTTGCAGCGCGAGGGGCTGAGCAACTACTGGGGCTACAACCCGCTGGCGCTCTATGCGCTGGAACCCACTTACGCCAGCCAACCGACGCCGCAGGCGGCGATGGATGAGTTCCGTGACGCGGTGAAAACCCTGCACCGCCACGGCATTGAGGTGATCCTCGACATCGTTTTCAACCACACGGCGGAGATTGATCTCACCGGCCCGACGCTCTCCCTGCGCGGGCTGGACAACCGCAGCTACTACTGGCTGCACGGCAATGGCGACTACGACAACATGACCGGCTGCGGCAACACGGTGCGGCTGGTGGATGAGGAGGTGGTCGCCTGGGCGATTGGCTGTATGCGCCACTGGCTGGAGGAGTACCACATCGACGGCTTCCGCTTTGACCTGGCGCCGGTGATGGGGCGCACGCCAGCCTTCGCGCCGGACGCACCGCTGCTGAAGGCGATGCTGGCCGACCCGGTCATCTCCCAGTGCAAGCTGATTGCCGAGCCGTGGGACATTGGCCTCGGCGGTTACCAGCTCGGCCACTTCCCCGCGCCGTTTGGCGAGTGGAACGACCATTTCCGCGATGACATGCGCCGCTTCTGGTTGCAGGGCCACCTGCCGCTGGGGCGATTCGCGACCCGTTTTGCCGGCTCCAGCGATCTCTTTGGTCACGACGGCCGGCGGCCCGCAGCGAGCATCAATATGCTGACGGCCCACGATGGCTTTACCTTGCAGGACACCGTGAGTTTTAACCACAAACACAACCAGTCGAACGGTGAGCACAACCGGGACGGGGCCAGTGAAAATTACAGCAATAACCACGGTCATGAGGGTCTTGATGCCGACGAGGAGGTGCGTGCGCGCCGCCGCCGTTCGCAACAGGCCCTGTTAACCACGCTGTTGTTGGCGCATGGAACGCCCATGCTGCTGGCCGGTGATGAACAGGGACAGAGCCAGCAGGGCAATAACAACGCCTACTGCCAGGACAATGAATTGACCTGGCTTAACTGGGCCGACGCGGATGCCTCCCTGACCGCCTTTACCGCTGCACTGCTGCGCCTGCGCCGCCAAATCCCGGCCCTCAGCCGGGAGAGCTGGTGGGAAGACGCGGGCGACGACGTGCAGTGGCTAAATGGTCAGGGGCAGCCGATGACCGTGCAGCGCTGGGAGCGGGGGCCGCAGCAGCATCTGCAAATCCTGCTGTCACGCCGGTGGCTGGTGGTCATTAACGCCTCAGAGCGAGCCGACGACGTTCCGTTGCCGCCGGGCCTCTGGGTAGCGGTTGACCCGTTCAATCAGGATGAAAACCGGCCAGAGCATGGGCTCTGGCATGCCCCCGCACGCGCAGCCTGCGTCTTCGTGCGGGAATAA
- the glgC gene encoding glucose-1-phosphate adenylyltransferase, producing the protein MVKLENKDALMLARQLPTETAALILAGGRGSRLKDLTSTRAKPAVHFGGKFRIIDFALSNCLNSGIRRIGVLTQYQSHTLVQHIQRGWSFLNEEMNEFVDLLPAQQRNEDDNWYKGTADAIYQNIDIIRRYEAKYIVILAGDHIYKMDYSRMLIDHVQKEAECTVACLPVPLAEARDFGVIHVDEEGRICNFIEKPKDPPPMPGNPDMALASMGIYIFNAEFLFRLLEEDRALDNSEHDFGKDVIPKITGQGKAWAHPFTLSCVTSTPGAPPYWRDVGTLDAYWRTNLDLASVTPELDMYDRRWPIRTHMEPLPPAKFVQDRSGSHGMTMNSLVSGGCIVSGSVLLHSVLFPRVRVNSFCTIDSSVLLPDVNIGRSCRLRRCIIDRACHIPEGMVIGENPDEDRRRFYLSEGGVVLVTRAMLAKLEGERGQ; encoded by the coding sequence ATGGTGAAGTTAGAAAATAAAGATGCCTTGATGTTGGCCAGGCAACTGCCCACCGAAACGGCGGCGCTGATCCTGGCCGGGGGCCGTGGCTCGCGGCTGAAAGATTTAACCTCTACCCGTGCAAAACCCGCCGTCCACTTTGGCGGCAAGTTCCGTATTATCGATTTTGCCCTCTCCAACTGCCTGAACTCCGGGATCCGCCGCATCGGCGTGCTGACCCAATACCAGTCCCACACGCTGGTGCAGCATATCCAGCGCGGCTGGTCGTTCCTGAATGAGGAGATGAATGAGTTTGTGGATCTGCTGCCCGCACAGCAGCGTAATGAAGATGACAACTGGTACAAGGGCACGGCGGATGCCATCTACCAGAACATCGACATTATCCGGCGCTATGAGGCGAAATATATCGTCATTCTCGCCGGTGACCACATCTACAAAATGGACTACTCGCGGATGCTGATCGACCACGTGCAGAAGGAGGCGGAGTGTACCGTCGCCTGCCTGCCGGTGCCGCTGGCGGAAGCGCGTGACTTTGGCGTGATCCATGTCGATGAGGAGGGGCGCATCTGCAACTTCATCGAGAAGCCCAAGGATCCGCCGCCGATGCCCGGCAACCCGGATATGGCGCTCGCCAGCATGGGCATCTACATTTTCAATGCCGAGTTTCTGTTCCGCCTGCTGGAAGAGGATCGGGCGCTGGACAATTCCGAGCACGATTTCGGCAAGGATGTGATCCCGAAAATCACCGGCCAGGGCAAGGCCTGGGCGCACCCGTTCACGCTCTCCTGCGTGACCTCCACGCCCGGCGCGCCGCCCTACTGGCGTGATGTGGGTACGCTGGATGCCTACTGGCGCACCAACCTGGATCTGGCCTCCGTCACCCCGGAGCTGGACATGTACGACCGCCGCTGGCCGATCCGCACCCACATGGAGCCGCTGCCGCCCGCGAAGTTCGTGCAGGATCGATCCGGCAGCCACGGCATGACGATGAACTCGCTGGTCTCCGGCGGCTGCATCGTCTCTGGCTCGGTGCTGCTGCACTCGGTGCTGTTCCCGCGTGTCCGGGTCAATTCGTTCTGTACCATTGACTCCTCGGTGCTGCTGCCGGATGTCAATATTGGGCGATCCTGCCGCTTGCGGCGTTGCATCATCGACCGCGCCTGCCATATCCCGGAGGGCATGGTGATCGGGGAGAACCCGGATGAGGATCGCCGGCGGTTTTATCTGTCAGAAGGTGGAGTGGTGTTAGTTACCCGGGCGATGCTGGCCAAGTTGGAGGGCGAACGCGGCCAATAG
- the glgA gene encoding glycogen synthase GlgA, translated as MQVLHVCSELFPLLKTGGLADVTGALPAAQIAEGTDVRVLIPGFPDIMQGIPETNVVRHLDTFAGPVEVRYGLYRGVGIYVIDAPALYDRAGSPYHDQSLYAYPDNHRRFALLGWIASELALGLDNFWKPDIVHAHDWHAGLTCAYIAARGHPVKTVFTVHNLAYQGLFSASHLHELQIPASFFGVYGLEFYGQISYLKAGLFFADHITAVSPTYAHEITLPAYGYGMEGLLQERESEGRLSGILNGVDEAIWNPETDILLSARYSGDNLRAKAINKAYLQRVMGLDVDENKPVFSVVSRLTSQKGLDLVLGALPGILEQGGQMVILGAGDAVLQQAFLAAAADYPGQVGVQIGYHEAFSHRIIGGADVILVPSRFEPCGLTQLYGLKYGTLPLVRRTGGLADTVVDCSLENLADGTASGFVFEDTTAQSLSQAVRRAMVLWTRQKHWRHVQQHAMSLDFSWQVAAQSYKALYQRLLG; from the coding sequence ATGCAGGTTTTACATGTGTGTTCAGAGCTTTTTCCCCTGCTGAAAACGGGCGGGCTAGCGGATGTTACCGGCGCGTTACCCGCCGCCCAAATCGCGGAAGGGACTGACGTCCGCGTACTTATTCCCGGTTTCCCGGACATTATGCAGGGTATCCCGGAAACCAATGTGGTGCGCCATCTGGACACCTTTGCCGGGCCGGTGGAGGTGCGTTACGGCCTCTATCGCGGCGTGGGGATCTACGTTATTGACGCCCCGGCGCTCTATGACCGCGCCGGTAGCCCTTACCACGACCAGTCGCTCTACGCTTACCCGGACAACCACCGGCGCTTTGCCCTGCTCGGCTGGATCGCCAGCGAGCTGGCGCTGGGTCTGGACAACTTCTGGAAGCCCGACATCGTCCATGCCCACGACTGGCATGCCGGGCTGACCTGCGCCTATATCGCCGCGCGCGGGCACCCGGTGAAGACAGTCTTCACGGTGCACAACCTGGCCTACCAAGGGCTGTTCTCCGCCAGCCATTTGCACGAGTTGCAGATCCCGGCGTCATTCTTTGGCGTCTACGGGCTGGAGTTCTACGGCCAGATCTCCTACCTGAAGGCCGGGCTATTCTTCGCCGACCATATCACCGCCGTCAGCCCGACCTACGCCCATGAGATCACGCTGCCAGCCTACGGCTACGGCATGGAGGGGCTGTTGCAGGAGCGCGAAAGTGAGGGCCGGCTGAGCGGCATCCTCAACGGGGTGGATGAGGCAATCTGGAACCCGGAGACGGACATCCTGCTGTCGGCGCGCTACAGCGGCGACAACCTGCGCGCCAAGGCGATCAACAAAGCCTATTTGCAACGGGTGATGGGGCTGGACGTGGATGAGAACAAACCGGTCTTCTCCGTCGTCAGCCGCCTGACCAGCCAGAAGGGGCTGGATCTGGTGCTCGGCGCGCTGCCGGGCATTCTGGAGCAGGGCGGGCAAATGGTGATCCTTGGCGCGGGCGACGCGGTGCTGCAACAGGCGTTCCTCGCCGCCGCCGCTGACTACCCCGGCCAGGTGGGGGTACAGATTGGCTACCATGAGGCCTTCTCCCACCGCATTATCGGCGGCGCGGATGTGATTCTGGTGCCGAGCCGGTTCGAACCGTGCGGCCTGACCCAACTCTACGGCCTGAAATATGGCACCCTGCCACTGGTACGCCGCACCGGCGGGCTGGCTGACACCGTGGTGGACTGCTCGCTGGAGAATCTGGCGGATGGCACCGCCAGCGGCTTTGTGTTCGAGGACACCACGGCACAATCCCTGAGCCAGGCGGTACGGCGCGCGATGGTGCTCTGGACGCGCCAGAAGCACTGGCGGCACGTGCAGCAGCACGCCATGAGCCTCGACTTCTCCTGGCAGGTGGCGGCGCAGTCCTACAAGGCGTTGTACCAACGATTACTGGGCTGA
- the glgP gene encoding glycogen phosphorylase, whose translation MTSPFNYTSPTISVEALKHSIAYKLMFMIGKDPSIANKHDWLNASLYAVRDRMVERWLRSNRAQLSQDVRQVYYLSMEFLLGRTLSNALLSMGIYDDLKQALSEMGLDLAELIEEENDPGLGNGGLGRLAACFLDSLATLGLPGRGYGIRYEYGMFAQKIVHGQQAESPDNWLEYGNPWEFPRHNTRYKVRFGGRIQQEGTKTRWLETEEILACAYDQVIPGFDTDAANTLRLWGAQASNEINLGKFNQGDYFAAVEDKNHSENVSRVLYPDDSTYSGRELRLRQEYFLVSATVQDILNRHWMMHQTFENLAEKIAIHLNDTHPVLAIPELMRLLIDEHKFSWQKAWEVTSQVFSYTNHTLMSEALETWPVDMLGKILPRHLQLIFEINDNFLKFVTEQSPDDIDLLARVSIIDEGHGRRVRMAWLAVIASHKVNGVSVLHSELMVQSLFADFARLFPDRFCNKTNGVTPRRWVALANPSLASVLDDSIGQTWRTDLSQLAELKQNVDYPSFLQALQKAKLENKRRLAIYIARQLNTVVNAASMFDVQIKRIHEYKRQLLNVLHVITRYNRILAEPEKDWVPRTVIFAGKAASAYYAAKQIIRLINDVAKVINNDPRSQAKLKVVFIPNYSVSLAQLIIPAADLSEQISLAGTEASGTSNMKFALNGALTIGTLDGANVEMLEHVGEENIFIFGNTTEQVEELRRTGYNPHQYYEQDHELHQVLTQIATGVFSPEEPKRYSNLFDSLVNLGDYYQLLADYRSYVDTQDKVDELYQQPEEWTRRALLNIANMGYFSADRTIKEYADEIWNIKPVKL comes from the coding sequence ATGACTTCACCGTTTAACTACACTTCGCCGACCATCAGTGTCGAGGCGTTGAAACACTCTATTGCCTACAAACTGATGTTCATGATTGGCAAAGATCCCTCAATCGCCAACAAGCACGACTGGCTGAACGCCTCACTCTATGCGGTGCGCGACCGGATGGTGGAGCGCTGGCTGCGCTCCAACCGCGCCCAGCTTTCGCAGGATGTACGCCAGGTCTACTACCTGTCGATGGAATTTTTGCTGGGGCGCACCCTCTCCAACGCCCTGCTGTCGATGGGCATCTATGACGATCTCAAGCAGGCACTGAGCGAGATGGGGCTGGATCTGGCGGAGCTAATTGAGGAGGAGAACGACCCCGGCCTCGGCAACGGCGGGCTGGGGCGATTGGCGGCCTGCTTCCTCGACTCGCTGGCGACCCTCGGCCTGCCGGGGCGCGGCTACGGCATCCGCTATGAGTACGGCATGTTCGCGCAGAAAATTGTCCACGGCCAGCAGGCGGAGTCGCCGGATAACTGGCTGGAGTATGGCAACCCGTGGGAGTTCCCGCGCCACAACACCCGCTACAAAGTGCGCTTCGGCGGCCGCATCCAGCAGGAGGGCACCAAAACCCGCTGGCTGGAGACGGAGGAGATTCTGGCCTGCGCCTACGATCAGGTGATCCCCGGCTTTGACACCGACGCCGCCAACACCCTGCGGCTGTGGGGCGCGCAGGCGAGTAATGAGATCAACCTCGGCAAGTTCAACCAAGGCGACTACTTCGCGGCGGTGGAGGACAAAAACCACTCGGAGAACGTGTCGCGGGTGCTCTACCCGGATGACTCCACCTACTCGGGCCGCGAGCTGCGGCTGCGGCAGGAGTACTTTTTGGTCTCCGCCACCGTGCAGGATATCCTCAACCGCCACTGGATGATGCACCAGACCTTTGAGAACCTGGCGGAGAAGATCGCCATCCACCTGAATGATACCCACCCGGTGCTGGCGATCCCGGAGCTGATGCGGTTGCTGATCGACGAGCACAAATTCAGCTGGCAGAAGGCGTGGGAGGTGACCAGCCAGGTCTTCTCCTACACCAACCACACGCTGATGAGCGAGGCGCTCGAGACCTGGCCGGTGGACATGCTCGGCAAGATCTTGCCGCGCCACCTGCAACTGATCTTCGAGATCAATGACAACTTCCTGAAGTTCGTGACCGAACAGTCACCGGATGACATCGATCTGCTGGCGCGGGTGTCGATCATTGATGAGGGGCATGGCCGCCGGGTGCGCATGGCGTGGCTGGCGGTGATCGCCAGCCACAAGGTCAACGGCGTGTCGGTGCTGCACTCGGAACTGATGGTGCAGTCACTGTTCGCGGACTTCGCGCGCCTGTTCCCAGATCGCTTCTGCAACAAAACCAACGGCGTCACGCCGCGTCGCTGGGTGGCGCTGGCCAACCCGTCGCTGGCCTCAGTACTCGATGACAGCATCGGCCAGACCTGGCGCACCGATCTTAGCCAGTTGGCCGAACTGAAACAGAACGTCGACTACCCCAGCTTCTTGCAGGCGTTACAGAAGGCCAAGCTGGAGAACAAGCGTCGGCTGGCAATCTACATCGCCCGGCAGCTCAACACGGTGGTCAACGCCGCCTCGATGTTTGACGTGCAGATCAAGCGTATCCATGAGTACAAGCGCCAGCTGCTCAACGTGCTGCATGTGATCACCCGCTATAACCGCATTCTGGCGGAGCCGGAGAAAGATTGGGTACCGCGCACGGTGATCTTCGCTGGCAAGGCTGCCTCGGCTTACTACGCGGCGAAGCAGATCATTCGGTTGATCAATGACGTGGCGAAGGTGATCAACAACGATCCGCGCTCGCAAGCCAAGCTGAAGGTGGTGTTCATCCCGAACTACAGCGTCAGCCTGGCACAGCTCATCATCCCGGCGGCGGATCTCTCAGAGCAGATTTCACTGGCGGGCACCGAGGCCTCCGGCACCAGCAACATGAAATTCGCCCTGAACGGCGCGCTCACCATCGGCACGCTCGACGGCGCGAACGTCGAGATGCTGGAGCACGTCGGCGAGGAGAATATCTTCATCTTCGGCAACACCACCGAGCAGGTGGAGGAGCTGCGCCGCACCGGCTACAACCCGCACCAGTACTATGAGCAGGATCATGAGCTGCATCAGGTGCTGACGCAGATTGCCACCGGCGTCTTTAGCCCCGAGGAGCCAAAGCGCTACAGCAACCTGTTCGACTCGCTGGTCAACCTGGGCGACTACTACCAATTGCTGGCGGACTACCGCAGCTACGTGGACACGCAGGACAAGGTGGATGAGCTGTACCAACAGCCAGAGGAGTGGACGCGCCGCGCCCTGCTGAACATCGCCAACATGGGCTACTTCTCTGCGGATCGCACCATCAAGGAGTACGCCGACGAGATTTGGAACATCAAGCCGGTCAAGCTATAA
- the glpD gene encoding glycerol-3-phosphate dehydrogenase, which translates to METKDLIVIGGGINGAGIAADAAGRGLSVLLLEAQDLACATSSASSKLIHGGLRYLEHYEFRLVSEALAEREVLLKLAPHIAFPMRFRLPHRPHLRPAWMIRTGLFLYDHLGKRTSLPASKSLRFGADSVLKPEITRGFEYSDCWVDDARLVVLNAQEVERRGGEVRTRTKVTSARRENGLWVVEAQDVESGKTFTCRARGLVNATGPWVKNLFDDGLKLKSPYGIRLIKGSHIVVPRVHNQKQAYILQNEDNRIVFVIPWMEDYSIIGTTDVEYKGDPKKVQIDDKEKDYLLKVYNTHFKKQLTRQDIVWTYSGVRPLCDDESDSPQAITRDYTLDVRDDNGQTPLLSVFGGKLTTYRKLAEHALEKLTKYYPKAGPAWTKNGSLPGGDIGNDRDAYAAALRRERNWLPESLARRLTNTYGSHSELILAGANSLADLGEDFGHHFTEAELRYLVEKEWVRELDDAIWRRTKMGMRLDKAQQQRVAEWLARHTTPEKSLSLAS; encoded by the coding sequence GTGGAAACCAAAGACTTGATCGTGATCGGTGGCGGCATCAATGGTGCTGGCATCGCAGCCGACGCTGCCGGACGCGGGCTATCCGTACTGCTGCTGGAAGCGCAAGACTTGGCCTGTGCCACCTCTTCTGCCAGCTCAAAACTGATCCACGGCGGGTTGCGCTACCTGGAGCATTACGAGTTCCGTCTGGTGAGTGAGGCGCTGGCGGAGCGTGAAGTGTTGCTGAAACTGGCCCCGCACATCGCTTTCCCGATGCGCTTCCGCCTGCCGCACCGCCCGCACCTGCGCCCGGCCTGGATGATCCGCACCGGCCTGTTCCTTTACGACCATTTGGGCAAACGCACCAGCCTGCCGGCGAGCAAAAGCTTGCGCTTTGGCGCGGACTCGGTGCTGAAACCGGAAATTACGCGCGGTTTCGAATATTCCGACTGCTGGGTGGATGACGCCCGTCTGGTGGTCTTGAACGCGCAGGAAGTGGAGCGCCGCGGCGGTGAGGTGCGTACCCGTACCAAAGTGACCTCTGCACGCCGCGAAAATGGCTTGTGGGTGGTGGAAGCGCAGGATGTCGAGAGCGGCAAAACCTTTACCTGCCGCGCACGTGGTCTGGTCAACGCCACCGGCCCGTGGGTGAAAAACCTGTTCGACGACGGCCTGAAGCTGAAGTCCCCGTATGGCATCCGCCTGATCAAGGGCAGCCACATTGTGGTGCCGCGTGTGCACAACCAGAAGCAAGCCTACATCCTGCAAAACGAAGATAACCGTATCGTGTTTGTGATCCCGTGGATGGAAGACTACTCCATCATCGGCACCACCGACGTGGAGTACAAAGGCGATCCGAAGAAGGTGCAGATCGACGATAAAGAGAAGGATTACCTGCTGAAGGTGTATAACACCCACTTCAAGAAGCAGCTGACCCGTCAGGACATCGTCTGGACTTACTCCGGCGTACGCCCGCTGTGTGATGATGAGTCCGACTCACCGCAGGCCATCACCCGTGACTACACGCTGGATGTGCGGGATGACAACGGCCAAACGCCGCTGCTGTCAGTGTTCGGTGGCAAGCTGACCACCTACCGCAAGCTGGCGGAACATGCGCTGGAGAAGCTGACGAAGTACTACCCGAAAGCTGGCCCGGCCTGGACCAAAAATGGTTCGCTGCCGGGGGGCGACATCGGCAACGACCGTGACGCCTACGCCGCTGCCCTGCGCCGCGAGCGCAACTGGTTGCCGGAGTCGCTGGCGCGCCGTCTGACCAACACCTACGGTAGCCACAGTGAACTGATTCTGGCCGGTGCCAACAGTCTGGCCGATCTGGGCGAAGACTTTGGCCACCACTTCACCGAGGCGGAACTGCGCTATCTGGTGGAGAAAGAGTGGGTACGCGAACTGGATGACGCCATCTGGCGCCGTACCAAGATGGGGATGCGGCTGGACAAGGCGCAGCAGCAGCGCGTCGCCGAGTGGCTGGCCCGCCACACCACGCCCGAAAAGAGCCTGTCACTGGCCTCCTAA